The Streptococcus sp. 29896 genome includes a region encoding these proteins:
- a CDS encoding CPBP family intramembrane glutamic endopeptidase, with amino-acid sequence MKIIKSIGLAVGTLLLTLLIQFPVYVGITAFQENVLLKLAVMIGLGLAILALLSVIRRGMVKNQVFSREKLNIFKIVGMTALVFTGQTFLNLLWQYLRLSPSDSNALDTANQLNSDNFWVMALSVVLFAPVLEEFLYRGILLEKTAQYFPKHPQMVIVFSALLFAYCHTWNFSVAFLGHFITGAYLGYLYMCNRRMTDTILAHSFYNASILFLQILFGLVQIGG; translated from the coding sequence ATGAAAATAATAAAATCCATCGGTTTAGCTGTGGGTACCTTGTTGCTCACTTTGCTCATTCAATTTCCAGTTTATGTGGGGATAACAGCCTTTCAAGAGAATGTGCTACTAAAACTTGCAGTCATGATAGGACTTGGTCTTGCAATATTGGCACTACTTTCTGTCATCAGACGAGGAATGGTAAAGAATCAAGTCTTTTCAAGAGAGAAGCTGAATATTTTTAAAATAGTCGGTATGACAGCACTGGTATTTACTGGACAAACTTTCCTGAACCTCCTTTGGCAATATTTGAGGCTTAGCCCTAGTGATTCTAATGCTTTGGATACAGCCAATCAGTTAAATTCGGATAATTTTTGGGTGATGGCTCTCTCAGTTGTCTTGTTTGCTCCAGTTTTAGAAGAATTTCTTTACAGGGGGATTTTGTTAGAAAAAACAGCCCAATATTTTCCTAAGCATCCTCAAATGGTCATCGTATTTTCTGCCCTTCTATTTGCTTATTGTCATACCTGGAACTTTTCAGTGGCATTTTTAGGTCACTTTATCACAGGGGCTTATCTGGGCTATCTGTATATGTGCAATAGACGAATGACGGATACTATACTTGCACATAGCTTCTATAACGCCTCCATTTTATTCCTCCAAATTTTATTTGGTTTGGTGCAGATTGGTGGATAA
- a CDS encoding LytTR family transcriptional regulator DNA-binding domain-containing protein — protein sequence MLNIFVLEDDFFQQSRLENAIRRCVEETSVRYKFLEVFGKSNQLLESIEEAGNHQFFFLDIEIKGEEKKGMEIAKEIRARDPYAVIVFVTTHSEFMPVTYRYRVSALDFIDKGLEDSDFQKAVSDVLVHAFENIDHTVAENSFVYKTETAHIQVPFSDILYFETSSTIHKVILKTKTGQTEFYGKVSDLAKADERLYQAHRSCVVNPLNISVLITAVLFAFVHSYEISLSFWSALFPGFLFSWIYYKTNHLKYPIVAHILSNSIVTILNVISV from the coding sequence ATGCTTAATATTTTTGTATTAGAAGATGATTTTTTTCAGCAGAGCAGGTTAGAAAATGCTATTAGGCGGTGTGTTGAAGAAACGTCAGTAAGGTATAAATTCCTAGAAGTTTTTGGTAAATCAAATCAATTATTGGAATCAATCGAGGAAGCGGGGAATCACCAATTTTTCTTTTTAGATATTGAAATAAAAGGAGAAGAAAAGAAAGGAATGGAAATCGCTAAAGAAATCCGTGCTCGCGATCCTTATGCTGTTATTGTCTTTGTAACAACTCACTCAGAATTTATGCCGGTAACGTATCGTTATCGGGTTTCTGCTTTAGATTTTATAGATAAAGGCCTAGAGGATAGTGACTTTCAAAAGGCAGTATCAGATGTCTTAGTGCATGCTTTTGAAAATATTGATCATACTGTAGCTGAAAATTCTTTTGTATACAAAACTGAAACTGCTCATATTCAAGTTCCTTTTAGTGACATCCTTTATTTTGAAACATCATCAACAATACATAAAGTCATTTTAAAAACGAAAACAGGTCAGACTGAATTTTACGGGAAAGTATCGGATTTAGCGAAAGCTGACGAACGACTTTACCAAGCACATCGTTCTTGTGTAGTGAATCCATTAAATATTAGCGTGTTAATTACAGCCGTTTTATTTGCTTTTGTACATAGTTATGAAATTTCTTTGAGTTTCTGGTCGGCACTTTTTCCAGGATTTTTGTTTTCTTGGATTTACTATAAAACGAACCATCTCAAATATCCGATAGTGGCACATATCTTGTCGAATAGTATTGTGACCATTTTAAATGTTATAAGTGTTTAA
- the dtd gene encoding D-aminoacyl-tRNA deacylase, with protein sequence MKIVLQRVSQASVTIEGSIHGQIEQGLLLLVGVGPDDSQEDLDYAVRKIVNMRIFSDEAGKMNKSVQDVAGKILSISQFTLFADTKKGNRPAFTGAAAPALASQLYDAFNQALSAFVPVEVGVFGADMAVSLVNDGPVTIVLDTKNR encoded by the coding sequence ATGAAAATTGTACTACAACGTGTATCACAGGCCAGTGTGACCATCGAAGGAAGTATCCATGGGCAAATTGAACAAGGGCTTTTGCTCCTAGTCGGTGTGGGGCCAGATGACAGCCAGGAAGACCTGGACTATGCTGTTCGAAAAATTGTCAATATGCGGATTTTTTCAGATGAGGCAGGCAAGATGAACAAGTCTGTTCAAGATGTGGCGGGCAAGATTTTATCCATTTCCCAGTTTACTCTTTTTGCGGATACCAAAAAAGGCAATCGCCCGGCCTTTACAGGAGCGGCAGCTCCTGCCCTAGCCAGCCAACTCTATGATGCTTTTAACCAGGCCTTGTCGGCCTTTGTGCCTGTTGAAGTGGGCGTTTTTGGGGCGGATATGGCGGTTAGCCTGGTCAATGATGGGCCGGTGACCATTGTTTTGGATACGAAAAATCGCTAG